In one window of Macaca thibetana thibetana isolate TM-01 chromosome 5, ASM2454274v1, whole genome shotgun sequence DNA:
- the LOC126954452 gene encoding 40S ribosomal protein SA-like, with protein MLAREVLCMRGTISHERPWEVMPDLYFYRDPEEIEKEEQATAEKAVTKEEFQGEWTAPAPEFTATQPEVADWSEGVQVSSVPIQQFPTEDWSAQPATEDWSTAATAQATEWPGATTEWS; from the coding sequence ATGCTGGCTCGGGAAGTTCTGTGCATGCGTGGCACCATTTCCCATGAACGCCCGTGGGAGGTCATGCCTGATCTCTACTTCTACAGAGATCCTGAAGagattgaaaaagaagagcaggcTACTGCTGAAAAGGCAGTGACCAAGGAGGAATTTCAGGGTGAATGGACTGCTCCAGCTCCTGAGTTCACTGCTACTCAGCCTGAGGTTGCAGACTGGTCTGAAGGTGTGCAGGTGTCCTCTGTGCCTATTCAGCAGTTCCCTACTGAAGACTGGAGTGCTCAGCCTGCCACGGAAGACTGGTCTACAGCTGCCACTGCTCAGGCCACTGAATGGCCAGGAGCAACCACTGAATGGTCTTAA